In Phenylobacterium hankyongense, the sequence AAGCCGGTGGAGAAGGGCATCCTCAACCACCTGCGCGAGGCCGAGGGCTCGCTGGTCTCCTATCGCGAGGCCGCGCAGAGCCGCGAACGCATCCAGACCATCTTCGCCCTGAGCTACGCCGAGACGGCGCTGCTGGTGCTGGTGGGGGCCGTATGGCTGGGGATGAGCGCCGCCAACGCCATCTCCGGGCCGGTCGGGCGGCTGGTGCAGGCGGCGGGCCGGGTGGCCGGTGGCGATCTCAGCGCCCGCGTCGACGCCGAGGACGACCCTGAAGAAATCGCCGTATTGTCTCGTGCTTTCAACAGCATGACGCACGATCTTCAGGCGCAGCAGGCGGCCCTGAAACGCGCCAGCGAGGAGGCGGAGAGCCGCCGCCAGTTCATCGAGACCGTGCTGGCGGAAGTCAGCGCCGGGGTCATCGGCCTGGACGCGCGCGGCAGGATCTCCGCGGCCAACCGCCAGGCGGCGCTGCTGTTGGCCTTGCCGGGCGACCATGGCCGCGGCCGCAAGCTCGCCGACCTCGCTCCGGAGTTCGCCGCCGTCCTGGAGGCCGCCGCCCGCGGGGCAGAGCCGGAGGACGAGGTGGATGTGGTCCGCGGTCGCGAGACGCGCCGCCTGCGGGTCCGCGCCAGCCACAGCGAAGGCGGGCTGGTGCTGACCTTCGACGACATCACCCGCCTGGTCACCGCCCAGCGCAACGCCGCGTGGCGCGACGTCGCGCGCCGCATCGCCCACGAGATCAAGAACCCGCTGACGCCGATCCAGCTGTCGGCCGAGCGGATCCGCAAGAAGTACCGCAAGGACATCGCCGAATCGGAGCTGGAGACCTTCGACCGCTGCACCGACACCATCGTGCGCCAGGTGGGCGACATCGGCCGGATGGTCGACGAATTCTCCGCCTTCGCCCGGATGCCGGCTCCGAAGTTCGCCGAGCAGGACGCCGCCGAACTGCTTCGCGCGGCGGTGTTCGCCCAGCGGGTCGCCAGTCCCGAGCTGGAGATCGAGCTGGAGGAACCGGCCCAGGTCACCTTGTTGGCCGACGGCCGCATGCTGGCCCAGGCCCTGACCAACGTGCTGAAGAACGCCGCCGAGGCGGTGGACGCCCATCGCGCCGCCTCGCCAAAGCTGCAGGGCCGGATCCGGGCGCGCCTCGTCGCCGACGACGGCGGGGTGGCGTTCGAGGTCGAGGACAACGGCGTCGGCCTGCCCGACAAGGACCGCGACCGGCTGACCGAGCCCTATGTGACGACGCGGGAAAAGGGCACCGGCCTCGGCCTCGCGATCGTGAAGCGAATTCTGGAAGACCACGGCGGTGAGCTCGAGCTCACCGACGCCAGGACCGGCGGCGGGGCGCTCGCCATCCTGTGGCTGCCCGCCAGCGCGCGCGTGCGCCGCGAAACCGCACCTCAATCCGTGACCGCGTGAAGGACTAGATGATGGCGTCAGACGTTCTGGTGGTCGACGACGAGGCGGACATCCGCGACCTCGTGGCGGGCATCCTCTCCGATGAGGGTTATGCAGTCCGCACCGCCACGGACTCCGAATCCGCCCTGGCGGAGGTGCGGGCCCGCAAGCCCGCGCTGCTGATCCTCGACATCTGGATGCAGGGCGGCGGCATGGACGGGCTGGAGCTGCTCGACCTGGTCAAGCGCCTGGACGGCGACCTGCCGGTGATCATGATCTCCGGCCACGGCAACATCGAAACCGCGGTCAGCGCCATCAAGCGCGGCGCCTACGAGTTCCTGGAGAAGCCGTTCAAGTCCGACCGGCTGCTGCTGGTGGTCGAGCGCGCCCTGGAGGCGGCCAACCTCAAGCGGGAGAACCGCCGCCTGCGCGCCCAGGCGATGACGCCCGAGGGCCTGATCGGCCGCTCGATGGCCGCCCAGCAGCTACGCCAGATGATCGCCAAGCTGGCGGGCGCCAACAGCCGGGTGCTGATCTCCGGCCCCGCGGGCTCGGGCAAGGAGACGGTGGCCCGCCTGATCCACGCCGGCTCCAACCGCGCCCGGGCCGAATTCGTGGCGATCAGCGCCGCCGGCATGACCCCGGAGCGGATGGACATCGAGCTGTTCGGCGAGGAAGGCGAGGGGGGCCGGACGGCCAAGATCGGGG encodes:
- a CDS encoding sensor histidine kinase NtrY-like; protein product: MSLLVDHMRTSAGAQRLWRAIQSRVVLGVGYGVAVVLTGVSILLAASPPASGPVGPASEMILTVLGLNLVLILALTMVVALRFVALINARSRDAGARLHLRFVTLFALAAVAPAVVVALFMGVLVSQGVDRWLGLRVQTVVENSATVFRSYVDDQKRYIGDHVTLMGADLNREAPHLQTSPVSFSHYLAVLTSYHAFPAAYLVDRQGRVLARAESTDAPPYVIPPESSFRAADEGDISVRPVEQADLMRAVYRLTGYADAYLYVIKPVEKGILNHLREAEGSLVSYREAAQSRERIQTIFALSYAETALLVLVGAVWLGMSAANAISGPVGRLVQAAGRVAGGDLSARVDAEDDPEEIAVLSRAFNSMTHDLQAQQAALKRASEEAESRRQFIETVLAEVSAGVIGLDARGRISAANRQAALLLALPGDHGRGRKLADLAPEFAAVLEAAARGAEPEDEVDVVRGRETRRLRVRASHSEGGLVLTFDDITRLVTAQRNAAWRDVARRIAHEIKNPLTPIQLSAERIRKKYRKDIAESELETFDRCTDTIVRQVGDIGRMVDEFSAFARMPAPKFAEQDAAELLRAAVFAQRVASPELEIELEEPAQVTLLADGRMLAQALTNVLKNAAEAVDAHRAASPKLQGRIRARLVADDGGVAFEVEDNGVGLPDKDRDRLTEPYVTTREKGTGLGLAIVKRILEDHGGELELTDARTGGGALAILWLPASARVRRETAPQSVTA